Proteins encoded by one window of Salvia splendens isolate huo1 chromosome 14, SspV2, whole genome shotgun sequence:
- the LOC121763855 gene encoding ankyrin repeat-containing protein ITN1-like, with protein sequence MDSPNERGAPPQISGERDLEKGFRAEHFWPSPSPRAPALVVSNSSKALIVSNSGKRFDQSGRKKYVRQVTGRHNDTELHLAAQKGDVTAVIEILGEIDEQMLKTLRGAEFDAGVAEIREAVVNEVNELGETALFIAAEKGFIDVMKELLPYSTREGIRTKNRSGFDPLHIAASRGHHDIVQMLLDHDPDLSNTVGQSNATPLISAATKGHLAVVKELLANDPESLEARKTNGKNALHFAARQGHADIVKALLEMDRQLARKTDKKGQTALHMAVKGVSSAVVRLLLQADPGIVMLPDKFGNIALHIATRKKRAEIVMELLRLRDMNVNALTRDQKTALDIAEGLPLSEEICEIKDCLMRYGGMKANELNQPRDELRETVSEIKKEVHTQLEQARKTNKNVNGIAKELRKLHREGINNATNSVTVVAVLFATVAFAAIFTVPGGDNDKGMAVMVSSRAFQVFFISNAIALFTSLAVVVVQITVVRGEVKSERRVVEVINKLMWLAAACTTVAFLSSSYIIVGKHHRWAAILVSITGAVTMAGVLGGMTYYVLKTRRIRRVRKREKYSRSGGSSFRHSDTDSEVNPIYVI encoded by the exons ATGGATTCCCCCAATGAAAGAGGCGCTCCTCCCCAAATATCAG GCGAGAGAGATCTCGAGAAAGGATTCAGAGCAGAGCACTTCTGGCCGTCGCCTTCGCcgcgagcgccggcgctggtgGTCTCCAACTCCAGCAAAGCCCTAATCGTGTCGAATTCAGGCAAACGGTTCGATCAATCGGGGAGGAAGAAGTACGTGAGGCAGGTGACTGGCCGCCACAACGATACGGAGCTCCATTTGGCTGCGCAGAAGGGTGATGTGACGGCGGTGATTGAGATTTTGGGAGAAATCGACGAGCAGATGCTTAAGACGCTGCGGGGGGCTGAGTTTGACGCCGGGGTGGCGGAGATCAGGGAGGCTGTAGTGAATGAGGTGAATGAATTGGGGGAAACCGCTCTATTCATTGCAGCTGAGAAGGGGTTCATTGATGTGATGAAGGAGTTGTTGCCTTATTCGACGAGGGAGGGGATAAGGACGAAGAATAGGTCGGGATTCGATCCTTTGCACATCGCTGCCAGTCGAGGCCATCATG ATATTGTTCAGATGCTGTTAGATCATGATCCAGACCTGAGTAACACAGTCGGCCAGTCAAATGCAACTCCTCTCATATCTGCAGCAACGAAAGGGCACCTAGCTGTTGTAAAGGAGTTGCTTGCAAACGATCCTGAGTCGCTAGAGGCACGGAAAACCAATGGCAAAAATGCGTTACATTTTGCAGCACGCCAAGGCCATGCAGATATTGTGAAAGCTTTGCTGGAGATGGACCGACAGTTGGCCCGAAAAACTGATAAGAAAGGGCAGACTGCTCTGCACATGGCTGTGAAAGGCGTAAGCTCTGCAGTGGTGAGGTTACTTCTGCAGGCAGATCCAGGCATAGTGATGCTTCCTGACAAATTCGGTAATATTGCGTTACACATAGCTACGAGGAAGAAGCGTGCTGAG ATTGTAATGGAGCTCTTACGGCTTCGTGACATGAACGTAAATGCACTGACTCGAGATCAGAAAACAGCACTCGACATAGCTGAAGGGCTCCCTCTATCGGAAGAGATCTGTGAAATTAAAGACTGCTTGATGCGCTACGGTGGAATGAAGGCCAACGAGCTAAACCAACCCCGTGATGAACTCCGGGAAACTGTCTCGGAGATAAAGAAAGAAGTGCATACACAGCTTGAACAAGCGCGTAAAACGAACAAGAATGTGAATGGCATCGCAAAGGAGCTCAGGAAGCTTCATAGAGAAGGAATCAACAATGCTACTAACTCGGTAACAGTGGTGGCTGTTCTGTTTGCAACAGTTGCTTTTGCAGCCATATTCACCGTCCCTGGAGGCGACAACGACAAAGGGATGGCTGTGATGGTGAGCAGCCGGGCTTTCCAAGTCTTCTTCATCTCCAATGCCATCGCACTCTTCACATCCTTGGCTGTCGTGGTGGTGCAAATCACAGTGGTTCGAGGCGAGGTGAAATCAGAGAGACGGGTTGTGGAGGTGATCAATAAGCTAATGTGGTTGGCCGCAGCTTGCACCACGGTTGCGTTCCTCTCCTCGTCTTACATCATTGTCGGCAAGCACCATAGATGGGCTGCGATCCTTGTCTCTATCACAGGGGCGGTCACCATGGCCGGAGTTCTAGGTGGCATGACGTATTATGTGCTGAAGACGAGGAGGATACGAAGGgtgaggaagagagagaagTATTCGAGAAGTGGAGGAAGCTCATTCAGACACTCTGACACTGATTCTGAAGTTAATCCTATTTATGTCATTTGA